The Arachis ipaensis cultivar K30076 chromosome B10, Araip1.1, whole genome shotgun sequence DNA window GGGACCACTTACCAAGAAATCTCGATTTCTTTTTCAttggtaaaataacttttaaaaccaAATCGCCTGTTTGAAAAGATTTTCTAAAAATTCGACGATTATAACTTTGAACAATACTTTTTTTCTGTCGAATTATATTCTCTAGTGCTAATATTCACTCTGAATCTAACTCATTTAACTCGTCGAACattgcattccaataatcatcgACCGGCTCGTTTTGTTTCGATACCCTCAAGGTATTCAAATTAATTTCCAATGGTAATACTGCATCATGGCCATACACCAATTTATAAGATGAGGTTCCTGTCGAACCTCTTGGTAAAATTTCGATAAGCACATAACACTTGACTTAAAGTCTCATGCCATGTTCGTGGCCTATTCCCAATATGCTTTTTAATTAAGCCTATCAATATCTTGTTTGCTGCTTCAACTTTGCCATTAGCTTGTGCATAATAAGGATTCGAAGTGACCATATTAATATTCCTCGAAGCTACAAAGTTTTTAATTCTTTGACCAGTAAACATAGTTCCTTGGTCAGTACTTAATGTCTGAGGAATTCCAAATCAATGGATAATATTTTCTTCAATAAAGTCAATTATCTCAGTTTGTCCAGCTTCTACTAACGGAATAGCCTCAACCCACTTCGTAAAATAATCAATAGCCACTAAGATAAACTTGTGTTGTCTTGATGAAGGAGGATGAATCAAGCCAATTAGATCCaaagcccaacctctaaatggccatggCTTTATTATCGAATGTAACTCAGCTGCCGGAATTTGTTGTATCGAGCCATGTTTCTGACATTCCTGACATGCTTTTGCATAATCAATAAAATCTTTTATCATAGACGGCCAATATATATGATTTTGATATAACACCCATCTCATTTTCCTTCCTGCCTGATGAGCACCACAAATTCCATTATGAACCTCGCCCAGAGCAACATTCTGATCTTCTCGACCTAAACATCTCGACAAACTTCCATCAATCCCTTTTTTATACAAATCATCAGCCAATAAAACAAAGTTCATTGCCTGTAACTTTATTTTTCTATCAACTGCAGTATTGGGATCTTTCAAATACTGAGCAATAAACCTTCTCCAATCCGAATCCTCCCATTCATCCATACACAGCACTTCTCTTTCACTTGCTGGCACTAAAATTTGATGGATACTAGAAAATTTTCTAATAGTTTTCGGGCTAACCCGATATCTTGAAGCAATTTGGGCTAATTCATTAGCAATTTTATTATGAATTCTAAGGATATGTACCAAAGAAACCTTCTGAAAAGAAGTTAACATCTTCCAAGCAGTTACTAAATATTTCTGTAACGTTTCATTGTTACATTTAAACTCCTTTGATAACTGTTTTAAAACCAACTGTGAATCTCCTAGAATTTGAACCTCTAAAGCTCCTTTGTCAATTAAAATTTCAAGACCTAAAATTAAAGCCTCATATTCAGCGACATTATTAGAGCAAGGATACTTTAATTCAAACAAAAATTCTGATGGAACACCCTCaggtgaaataataaggattccAACCCCTGCACCATCTTTGTGATTAGATCCATCAAAATATAATTTCCAATAATTGACCTCTATATCAATAATATTTGCCCCCTGGTCATTCAAACCTTTCGAATTATCCACAAAAAAGTCTGTAATGACCTGTCCTTTAACAGCTTTCGCTGGGACATATTGCAAATCAAATTCTGTTAATGTTAACATCCATTTTCCCAAGCGCCCCCTTAACATAAGGAAACTAAGCATATACTTAACAACATCAGTCTGCGCTATCACCTTTACCGATTTAGCCACCATATAACACTTTAATTTCATACAAGCATGATATAATGACAAACATAATTTTTCAGTCGGTGAATACCTTGTTTCGATATCAGTTAGGACTCGACTAACGTAA harbors:
- the LOC107620245 gene encoding uncharacterized protein LOC107620245 — its product is MANVRPFEPLKLYIAASENSIGCMLAQDDENGHERAVYYVSRVLTDIETRYSPTEKLCLSLYHACMKLKCYMVAKSVKVIAQTDVVKYMLSFLMLRGRLGKWMLTLTEFDLQYVPAKAVKGQVITDFFVDNSKGLNDQGANIIDIEVNYWKLYFDGSNHKDGAGVGILIISPEGVPSEFLFELKYPCSNNVAEYEALILGLEILIDKGALEVQILGDSQLVLKQLSKEFKCNNETLQKYLVTAWKMLTSFQKVSLVHILRIHNKIANELAQIASRYRVSPKTIRKFSSIHQILVPASEREVLCMDEWEDSDWRRFIAQYLKDPNTAVDRKIKLQAMNFVLLADDLYKKGIDGSLSRCLGREDQNVALGEVHNGICGAHQAGRKMRWVLYQNHIYWPSMIKDFIDYAKACQECQKHGSIQQIPAAELHSIIKPWPFRGWALDLIGLIHPPSSRQHKFILVAIDYFTKWVEAIPLVEAGQTEIIDFIEENIIH